Below is a genomic region from Candidatus Hydrothermales bacterium.
CAAACATTAGGAAAATAGCAAAGAGTTTTGAAAGCTTTTTTGTGGGAATCAGATTCGCAATGAAGGCGCCAAAATAAGTTCCTACAAAAAGTCCCAGTGCTATTATAAGGGATGCCTTTAAATTTACATTGTTATTTCGCATGTACTCAAGGAATCCGAGAATTCCTACAGGTAGCAAGAGAGATCCTAAGGATATACCCTGAGCAAGGTGTTGGTTCATTTTAAAAATCAAAACAAGAGAAGGAATAATAATAAGCCCTCCTCCAATACCAAAGAGTCCAGAAAGTATCCCAGCAAAAATTCCTATAAAAAGTAAAACGACATTTTGAATCATATATATATATTAAGGGATGTTGAAAACCAATTTGAATCAAATGTATTATATTTACTTAAAAGGAGGCGCTATGACTGGTTTAAGATTTAAATTATATTTACTCCTTATGATATTTTTTGGACTTTTATATGTTGTTGCTTCTTTAATCGGGTATGCTATAGGGATTAAAAGTTTTTACTTTTATCTTCTTATGGCTCTTTTCTTTACCTGGGTGCAGTATATGATTGGACCACATATTGTAGAGCTTATGATGAACGTTCGGTATGTTGATAAGACTGAGGAACCTTGGCTACATGAGGTAGTAGAAGATCTTTCAAGAAGAGCAAATATTCCCAAGCCAAAAATTGGAATAGCAGAAATCAGTTTGCCCAACGCTTTTGCCTTCGGTAGATCCCTAAAAGATGGTAGGGTCTGTGTAACAAGAGGAATATTAAAACTTTTAAACAAGGATGAACTCAGAGCAGTCTTAGGTCATGAGATATCACATCTTAAAAACAGAGACGTAATGTTTATTACGTTACTTTCTGTTTTACCACTTGTTCTTTATCTCATTGCTAGGAATCTTATTTTCATAGGAATGTTTGAAAGAAGGGATGAAAGAAGTAGTGGTAACTTGCCCTTAGTTTTGGTTGGTTTCCTTGCATTTATTCTTTATTTCATAACTAACTTACTTGTTTTGTATGCATCGAGAATAAGAGAGTATTTTGCTGACACAGGTTCAGTAAGCTTAGGATCAAGACCAATCCATTTGGCCTCTGCACTATATAAGCTTTCTCTTGGAAGTGCCAGGATGGATAGAGAAGAAGTGAGACAGTATGAGGGGATAAAGGCCTTCTTCTTAAACGATCCTTCAAAGGCCTTAAAGGAAATTAAAGAGCTAAGGGAAATAGACATAAACTTAAGTGGGAAAATAGAGGAAGATGAGCTTATAGCTTTAAGGAATAAGAAAGTAAAACTTTCCTTTGCAGATAAACTTTTAGAGCTTCTGTCTACTCACCCAAATATGCTTAAAAGGATAAAATATTTATCAGAGCTAGATAGGAGGATCGCGTGAGGAAACTTTTAATTTTTTTAACTTTTACCTTAGGATGTGTTGCTTTAATTGAAGAAAAAAAGGGGCCACCTCCTCATGCAAAGGCCTATGGCTACAGGGAAAAGTATTTATTTTGGTACTATCCCTCACTTGAAATTTATTACGATGTAAAAAGGGATATCTACATAGTTATGGAAGGGGGCAATTGGGTAGAAGTTAAAACAAAACCTAAGGGTATTGAAATTGCAGAATATGTAATTATAGAAACTTCTGAAGATAAGCCCTGGAAAAAACACTCCTATTATAAAAATAAATACAAAGTAAAAAAAGAAAAAGGTAAATAAAATAAATTAACTTCAAATAATTTTAAATGTGCCTCGGCATCCCAGGAAAGATTGTAAATATTTACGAAAAAGATGGAGTAAGGTTTGCAAAGGTAGAGTTTGGAGGCATAAAAAGAGAGGTTTGTCTTGATTTAACTCCAGAAGCTAAGGAGGGTGATTACGTCATTGTCCATGTAGGTTTTTCTATCCAGATACTTGATCAAAAAGAGGCAGAGGAAACATTAAATACTTATCGGGAATTCTTAGAAAAAATAGAAAAAAATGAAGTATCTTTATGAGTTTAGAGAGAGTGAGAAAGTTAAGTTAATCATCAAAAGCATAGAGAAGATTTGTAAGAGTAAGTGGACAATAATGGAGGTTTGTGGTTCTCAGACTCACTCTATTTTAAGTGCAGGAATTGACGAACTTTTACCTTCAAATATAACTCTTGTTCATGGCCCCGGATGCCCTGTATGTGTAACACCTAGGGAGGTTATTGATAAAGCCATAGCTCTTTCAAAAATGAAAGGTACAATTGTCTTTACCTACGGTGATATGTTAAGAGTACCGGGATCAAGAGAATCTTTATTCAGAGCTAAGGCAGATGGAGCAAAGGTTAAAATGGTCTATTCACCATTTGAGGCACTCGAATTTGCTAAAGCTAATCCTGATAAAAAGGTAGTATTTTTTGGAATAGGTTTTGAAACAACTGCTCCTTGTAATGCTACTGTTATATTAAAGGCAAGAGGATTAAATTTAAAAAATTTTTTCGTACTGATTGCTCAATTTAGAGTTCCTCCTGCACTTGAAGCAATACTTAACGATCCCTTTAACAAAGTCCAGGGTTTTTTGGCTCCTGGACACGTTTGTACCGTTATGGGAATAGAAGAGTACTTACCAATTTCTGAAAAGTATAACGTTCCCATCGTAGTTACAGGTTTTGAATCTTTCGATATCTCACAGGGAATACTTATTTTAGTTTCTATGCTTGAAAGAAAAGAGAAGGGTGTTAAAATACAGTATAAAAGATCGTGCAAGCCTGAGGGTAATCTGAGAGCAAAGGAAGTTATAAACAAAGTTTTTAAAATTGGTGATTTAAAATGGAGGGGAATCGGGGTAATTAAAAATGGGGGGTGGGTTTTAAAAGAAGAGTTTTTAGATATGGATGCAAATAACTTATTAAAAAATTATTCCGAGGAAATTGAGGAAAAGAAAGAGGGGTGTATAGCAGCTCTGATTTTGCAAGGGAAAAAGAAACCTTTTGATTGCCTACTTTTTGGTAAAGAGTGTACTCCTTTAAATCCACTAGGAGCACCGATGGTTTCATCTGAGGGAGCTTGTGCTGCCTATTATAAGTACAAAAGATGAGAAAAATTGAACTTGCCCACGGAGCTGGTGGTATTTTAATGAGAGAATTTATAGAAAAAGAAATAAAAGAAAGATTTAAAAATGAGGAACTTAGCAAGCTCCTTGACTCAGCTATATTAGAAAATAAAAGCAAAAGAATAGCTTTTACAACGGATTCTTACGTTGTCTCCCCAATTTTTTTTCCCGGAGGAAATATAGGAGAATTAGCTGTAAACGGAACTGTAAATGACCTTGTTGCTGTAGGAGCCTTTCCAGAATTTATCTCTCTTTCACTTATAATTGAGGAGGGTTTTTCTTTTGAGGATTTGGAAAAAATCTTAGATTCTATAAAGTATGCCTCTGAAAAAGCAAGAGTAAAAGTTGTAACAGGTGATACTAAAGTTATTGAAAAGGGTAAAGGTGACGGAATCTTTATTAACACTTCGGGAATAGGTTTTATTCCAGACGATGTAGATTTTGGTTATCATAGAATAGAAGAGAAAGATAAGTTAATAATTAACGGTCCGATAGGTTTACATGGTTTTTCTATTCTAGTAGCAAGAGAAAATATTAATGTAGAGGGAAATTTAAAGAGTGACACCGCTCCTTTGATAGACTTATGGAAAGCTCTCTATGAGAATGGAATTGAGGTTCATTTTATGAGGGATCCCACAAGGGGAGGGGTTCAAGGTGTTTTAAATGAAATTGCTAAGGAGTCTGGTTATGACATCATTTTGTTTGAGGAAAATCTCCCTATTACAGACGAGGTTAGGGGTTTATCAGAGATTTTAGGTATTGACCCTTTACTTATGGCAAATGAGGGTAAAATGATTTTTTTTGTTAAAGAAAGTGACGCTGAGAAAGCTCTGAAAATTTTAAGAGAATATGAATTGGGAAAAGAGAGCAAAATAATAGGAGAGGTCTATAAAAAAGGTGGAAGCCTAAAACTTTTAACTTCACTAAAGGTTGTTAGAATTTTAGATATGCCTTATGCTGATCCTTTACCCAGAATCTGCTAGTCCTTTATATTTTTTGCGATTAATTAAACTGGAACTTCTTAAAAAATGAGTATAACCCTAAAAAACTGTGAACAGGAAGGGTTTAGTCTTAGATACTTAAAATTTAAAACTATTTTTTAGATTTTTCTAGTGCCCTTTTAAATTTTTCCAGTTGTTTTTTAAAGAACATGTTTTGGGGTTCTTTTTCAAGAGCTTTTTTCTCCCAGAAGATAGCCTCCTTATACATGCCTGCTGCATAATAAGCTTCTGCGAGTGTATCCATAATATTTGGATCCTCTGGAGATAACTCATGTGCTTTTTTTGCAGCTTCGATCGTTTCTTTTGGAAATTTTTTCATTAAAGCAAATTCCCATGCCAAATTGTTATAAACATCTGCATTTTTTAAATCAGCTTCAAGAGCCTTCTTTAAAAGTAAATAAGCCTTTTTCAAAAAGATCTCCTCCTTATCTTTTTCTTCTTGGCTGAGCCTTAAATAACTTGTTGCAAGGAATGCGTACTGCCATAATTCATACATTCTTCTTAATTCCTTTAGAGGCTCAGGATGATCCACTACTTTTAACTCAACCAGCTTATCATTAACACCTTGATATCCACCTCTTCTCCTTACAACATAAATAGCTGCTGATTGTTTTCCCCTTTTATCACCTCCTACTGCTTCTCCTGCCTCAAGAGCCAAAAGTATCCTCTCCGCAAGTGGTAATCCTACAGTGTTCTTGAAAACTTTAAACATTGTATCAATAACTTGTGGGCCTATAAGTATATTTCCCTGTACTGCCACGTATTTGTCGTTTTTATGACCTGCCCAAGAGATTGTATTTTTACCAGTAAAAGATACTGAGTTACCGTTTCTATCAACAATCCCTATCTGTCGATCTTCCGGTGATGTATCTCTTTCCAAGATTATTTTAAGAACTTCATCAGCCCTTTTACCTTCCCTAAGTAATTCGATTGCCCATTTTCCTAGATAAGGGTTCAAAAGGGCCTGTGTTGCAACTGCTCCCACATCTGCTTCTACCCAGGGAACTAAATAGCCGACATCTAAGACTTTTGAAGCAACTCCGACACCAAATTCTTCTGTTTCTGGATCCATTGCAACTATTGAAAACGTTCCGTAAATTATTAAAGATAAAAGAGTGCCCATACTAACCTCTTTTTAAAATTAATCTTTTGGAATGCCTGACCAATAGGGGAAGTGGCAACTGCCAAGACTTGTCAATTTTTTTACATTTGATCCATCTAAATTCATTACGTAAATGTCGTAGGCTCCATCTCTTGTTGAAACAAAAACTATATGTAAACCATCAGGTGAAAAGCAAGGATCTTCATTTCTCCCCTCACTTGTAAGCTTAAAAACCTTTTCTCCGAAGGGATCAGTTAGATATATCTGATTTTCTCCTTTTTCATCGAGAGCCACAAAGGCAATTAGGTCTCCCTTTGGTGAAAAATTGGGTGAAGTGTTAAACTCTGTTTCAAAAGTTACTCTTCTTATGTTAACACCATCTTTATCCATAACAAAAATGTGAGGGGAACCTAATCTATCTGAGACAAAGGCTATCTCGTTTCCCTTACCCGACACACTCGGTGAAATCTCTATAAAGGGTGAGTAAGTTAATCTCTTAATTTTCTTATTTTCAATATTTAAAATATATATTTCAGGGTCACCTTCTTTTGAAATAGTAATACAAAGTTCTTTTGAGTTTGGAAAAAATCCGCCAGGTAGCACAATTCCTCCATTTTGAGAAAAAAGTAAGAAAAATTTATTGCTTAAAAGGTCTATTAAATAAATACCCATTACGTCTTTTTCTAGATAAGTTGAGTAAATTATTTTTTTACCACAAAATGAGACTCTTGGAAAAAGTTTTTTCTCTCCAGCTGACTCTATTTTCCTTAGGTTATATCCATCGTAATCCATCATGTAAAGTTCCCTCTTTCCATTAATGTCCACTGAAAAAACTATATAAGTTTCGAATATTCCATCTTCTCCAGTTAATTTTTTAACAACAAAGTTCGCAATTTTATGAGCTAACTTTCTGTCCTGGATTGAAAGATTAAAATTTTCAGAAGCTATTCTCTTCTCAAGAATAACGTCATAAAGTTCTATATTTAATAAATTTTCTTTTTCCAATGTTTTTGACCTTAAAAGTACATTTGTTCCTAAGGTTCTCCAAAAGCTAAAATCACTATAGTGTTTTTTTTCTAAGATATCCAAGGTTGGAACTGTTAAAGTAAAATAAAGTGAAAATTCAAGATCACTTATTAAAACTTTCTCAACCTCTCTTAACTTTAGTTTTAACTCATCAGATAAATTCTCAAAAATCCCGAGGGGGAAAATGCCGATATCAAGTTTTTTTATTTCCCCTCCCTTTAATTTCAGATAAACCTCTCCTTGAGCAAAAATTAAAAAGGGCAATAAAAAAAGTAAAATTTTTTTCATGGAACTTCAAATTCAAGAAAAACTCTTAAATACTCCATGTTAAACTCATCTGGCAAGGGGGGAACTCTTTTTGTTAAATATACTGCTCTATAAGCTTGTTGATCAAAAATAATATCACCTGAGGTTTTCTCAATTCTTATATCTTTTAAGCTTCCATCTTTTAATATTGAAAAGTAAACCGTAACTCTTAAGGTATCGTTACCAGAGTATGAATAATGCCAATTTTCACTGATTTTTCTCAAAAGTACTTCAAAATAGTAAGAATAGGGTAAGTCAAGATTTATTTTTGCCTTACCACCACCCCTTAATGGAAGATGTGTTCTTTCCTCAGATTTTTTCTCCTTTTTTGCCTTTTTTGGTTTTTGAGAAACTTCTTTTAATTTTTCTACCACCTGAGATTTTTCGTCCTTTTTTTCGATTATCTTAGCTTCACTTTCTATTTCTCTAAGTTCTATATAAAAAACAGTTTGAGGAAAATATAATTTTCTTTTTTCCTTTTCAAAAATATAGGGGGCTAAAATTAAAATGTGAAAAGCAAAAGAAAGAAGAAACCCCTTTAACATTATCTTTTTTTCTCAAGTATAAATCCCACTTTTTCAAATCCCTTATCTTTTACTTCTCCCACTACCTCCATAACAAATCCATAGTTAAGTTCCTTGTCAGCCTTTATAAATACATTCTTTTTTCCTTTTTTGGATAGCACATCAAGGTAAAAGGGAAGCTTTTCTAGAGTAACTTCTTTTTCTTCTAAGTAAATTTTTTTGTCTTTAGTTAAAGTTATTGTAATCCCCTCTTCTTTTAGTTCTTCTGTTTTTTTCGACTTTGGGAGGTTAACTTCAAAGCCTGTCTGAAGCAATGGGCTTGTGATTAAAAATATAACAAGGAGAGTGATACTCACATCAGCTAGGGAAGTTATGTTAATTTCAGAGATGTAATTCCTTCTCATTTAAAAGTAAATACTTTTTTACTTTTATTCTCAATTCTGATAAAAAGTCGTTGCATAGATTCTCGTATCTTACAATTTCATTGGTTACGTAATTGTAAAAAACAAGTGAAGGAATCGCAACAAGAAGACCTGCGATTGTTGTTATTAGAGCATCAGCAATTCCTGGGGCAAGGACGCTAATATGAGCTGATCCTGTTCTTTTTATTTCAAGAAATGCTTCCATTATTCCCCAAACAGTTCCTAAAAGCCCAAGGAAAGGGCTAACACTTGTTACAGTTGCAAGAATTACATTGTATTTTTCAAGTTTTGTTATTTCTTTCTTATAAATTTTTTCAATTTTTTCAAAAAGAATACTGATTGAATGTTCCTTAACCTTCTCATTTTCTAAACTTCTTATCTCTTCTACCACTGTTTTTAGAATCAAAGAGGGTAAACTCTCTTTATTTAGATAGGTAGGATTTGTTTTAATAAAGTCTCCAAAGGAAAAGCTATTAAATTTTTTAATTATCTTTTTAGTTTTCCATTTTAAAATGAAAAATTCGATAAGTTTTTTAAAGAAGATTGCCCAGGATAAAACTGAGAGGAAAAAAAGGATAATAAGGATAAGTTTAGCAAAGGGGCTTGCTGTTTTAAATCCCCTTACAACAATATCTAAATTTAGTCCTGTCATCTAATTTCCATCAATTTTTCTTTTGCTTTTTTTGCTTCCTCCGATTCTGGAAAATCTTTAATCAAAGTGTTAAAGTACTTTTTAGCAGCATCATAATTTCCCTTTCTTAGCTCCATTTCCCCCAATTTCAAGAGTGAGTATTTTGTTAATACCGATTTTGGATAATCTCTAATTATTTCTTCAAATATCAGTTTGGCTTTCTCTTCGTCCCCAACTTGAAAATAGGCATCAGCAAGATAGTATTTTGCGTCTATTATGTAATCACTTTGTGGAAATTTTTTTATAAACTCTTCAAATTGATGAATCGCAATTTGATATTCACCAGCAGTATAGTCTCTCAAGGCTTGTAAAAATAGTCCTTCTTCATCACCACTCTGAATTTCCTGTATTTTCTCCTCCCGTTTTAAACTTCTTTTTCTTATTAAATTTTCTATTTCCTCTAATCTTGATTCAATAGAGGTAAGTTTTCTTTCAATTATTTCCAGTTTATTTGTAACATCAGCTTTTAATTCTTTTGTTTCTCTGTATTCCCTCCTCTGGAGGGTATCAATTTTTTGTGTTCTTACATATATTTCGTCTATTTCGTCCCTTATTCTATTTAATTCATTTCTTACAGTTCTAATTTGAGCGCAAAAAGTAAAGGTTAAAAATAATAAAGTTAGTTTTTTTATTATTCTTTTACTTTAAATTCTGCTCTTCTGTTTATAGGTTTATTTTTTATGTCAACTAGTCTTGTTTCTCCGTAGCTTACAATTGAGATCCTTGCCGGGTCGATTCCAAGTTTAATCAAGTAGTCTCTTGCCGCCTTTGCTCTTCTTTCACCAAGTCCCATGTTGTACTCTTCGGTTCCAATATCGCATGTGTGTCCCTCAATTACGATACTTACTTCAGGATATAACTTTAACAATTCAGCATTACTTTTCAGTATTTCAGCATCTCCTGGTCTTATATCATATTTGTCAAAGTCAAAGTAAATTGTTTTAAGAACAAGTGGTGGACGAGCTGGAGCTTCTTCTTTTTTAGGCTCTTCTACTACCTCCGTGGGGGGAGGAGGTGGAGCTTCTTCTTTTACTGGTTCTACCTTAACAGCCTTCCTTGGAGCGCACATCTGGGAAAGTGATATTATCAGTATGTATAGTATTATTTTTTTCATTTTTTTCCTCCTTTTTATTGTTATAAATATACACTTAAAGTGATTTAAAATTCAAACTTATTTGGGTATTGTGTAGAATTAATAACATTGTTTACTCTTTACTGTTTAAGGAAATGAAATTGAAGGTTTGAAATTTTCTTAATTTGCTTATTATAATGTTCACACGTATTTAAGTGTATTTAAAATGAAAAAAAGGTTTTTTGAGACTATAGTTTCTTTGCTTTTTTTTACATCAGTTACTTTATTTATCTTTAGGCAGCTTTTAAAGGTGTCATTAAAAAGGAACGTTATAGCGGATTTAGGGGATCCGCTTTTAAATCTTTATGTTTTAAAGCACAACATAGATAGAATCTTATCTTTAAATTTTAACCAATTTTTCGATGCAAACATATTTTATCCCTATCCCCTTACCCTTGCCTTTTCAGAAAATCTCCTTTCTTCTTCTGTTATTTTGATACCTATTTATCTTATATCAAAAAGTATTGTTGCTACATATAACATCTTCATTATTTTGAATTTTATCTTATCAGGCTTTTTTATGTATTTACTTAGTTATCGGTTTACTAAAAATTTTATTGCTTCTATTATAGCAGGAACAGTATTTTCTTTTGCTCCCTTTAAATTCTCGCATCTTTCTCATATTCACATTTTAACCACTATGTGGATTCCCCTTATTTTTTTATTTTTACACATGTTCTTTGAAAGCAAAAAATATAGGTTTATTATTATTTCCTCGTTATTCTTGGTAGTGCAATCACTTGGTTGCGGCAATTATATGGTTATAATTTCCCCTTTTATTCTAATTATGTTTGTTTTTTACTTTTTAAAAGAAAGAAGGGCTATTAAAGAATATTTTCTCGGTTTTATAATTTTTTTAATTATTTCAGGGGTATTTTTAATTCCTGTTTATTATCATTACGTTTTAATTGAAAAGCTTTACGGATTTAAAAGAGAAATAGAAGAATGTATATATTTTTCTCCTAACTTGCTCTCCTTTTTTACATCCTGGTTTGAGACTTTTTCTGGAAAACTCTTGAGAAAGTTTATTCCACATCCCACTACTGCTGAAACTACTTTTTATATTGGTATTATTCCACTTTTTTCAATCCTTTTAATTTCTCTTTTCACAATTAAAAAAAATATTATCTTTTTCAAATTCAGAAAAGAGAGTTATGAATCGGCAACTCTTTATTTTCCCTATTTAGAAAAAAGAAATTTTTTACCTCCCCATTTTTTTATTTTTTATTTTATTGTTGCCTTTATAAGTCTTATTTTAGCTTTTGGACCACTTTTTTTCAAAATAAAAAATTTATATAATCCTCTTTATTATTTATTTTATCACTTTTTTCCTGGTGCAAAAGGCATTAGAGCACCATCAAGGTTTTTCATAATGTTTTTATTTGCCGCTTCAATTTTAATTTCCTATTTTTATTCTCTTTATTTTAGAAAGAGAACTCTAATTATTTTTGGCTTAATAATTCTTTCAGAATTTGTTCCTATCTATAATGTTCCAAGTAAAATGCCTTACAGGGGTGAAATGCCCAAGGTCTATGAGTGGTTAAAGAGAATGGAGGATAAGTTTGCGATAATGGAACTTCCCTTAGAAGATGCAAGATGGTGGGATATTCCCTACGGTCTAGATAAAGGTTTCTTTTATACTTACTTTTCCGCCTATCATAATAAAAGATTATTTAATGGATATAGTGGGTATTTTTCGCCACTTTTTCGTTATTCAAAAAGTCTTGAATTTAAAAAACTTATTGAACTTGCTAAAACTATAAACATAAGGTATCTTATAATTCACAAGGATATTTATAGAGACAACTCCCATGTTTTTACTGATGAGCCTAACAATATAATTTCATTAATTGAGAATAACTTTAAAGGTGAATTAGTTAAGGTTTTTGAAGATGATATTGCTCTTGTCTATGAAATATTAAGTAGAAACGTAAGTTTTGATCCGAAAAGTTTATACATAAAAGATTATGAATTTGATATTCATTTTGAAAAAGAGGATAAAAGAAAAGGTAAACTTGTTTTTACATATAAAGGAGATATTCCTTGTGTTTTAATATACGTTAATGAAATTTTTTTGAAGTTTAAAAGTGAGGGGAATTTAGTTGCAAGAAGGAAAATTATTATAAATCCCAAGGAGCAATCACCTTTTTTATTAAAAGGTGAAAAATTTGAAAAGGTAGTAAAATTAGGAGGTTTAAAAGCTGGAGAATATTTAGTTGAAGTTGAGCAAGATAAGAAAATTATCGCAAAATTTAAAGTAATAATTGAAGATTAAATAGATTTGCTTTTTAAGGGCAAAGAAAATATAATTAATAAAGTGGCGCCATCGTCTAGCAAGGCCTAGGACACCTGGTTCTCAGCCAGGAAACCCGGGTTCAAATCCCGGTGGCGCCACCAATAAAAAATTGGGGGATCGTCTAATTGGCAGGACGTCTGGCTCTGGACCAGAAGATCGGGGTTCGAGTCCCTGTCCCCCAGCTTAAAAAGAAACTAAATTAATTTCTTTTTCGTCTTTAAGATAACTTAGGATGAGGGTTCAAACCCACATTACCTTTATTTAAAAATTTAAAAAGATATGAGGAAAATAATAATAACTTCCTTAGTTTCAGTCTTCGTAGGCTTTGCCATTGCAAGTCTTCTGCTTTTTAAATTCGATAAAACAAATAACCTTGAAGCTGAGATAAAAACCTCTCAAGAAAAAAAAGAAGAAAAATTAAAAAAACTGGAAAGTTTCCCCTCTATCTCTGAACTATCTAAATTCGTTATCCCAGGCGTTGTTAATATAAGAGCTACAAAAAAAGTCAAAATCCCCTCCTTCCATTTTGGAGACCCTTTCTTTAGAGAGTTCTTCAGAGAATTCTTTAGATTCTCACCTCGGGAAGAGGAAGAATTTGAGTCCGATGTCCTTGGCTCAGGCTTTATATTCAGAAAAAATGGTAATAAATACTACATAATGACAAACTACCATGTTATAAGGGGTGTCGATAAAATAAAGATAATACTCTGGGATAGAAGAGAATTTGGGCCCGATGAGGTAAAAATAGTTGGAAAAGATAGACTAACTGATCTTGCCGTCCTAATGGTCGAGTCTAAAGATGAATTAGTTGTTTTGCCACTTGGAAATTCTGACGAAGTTGAAATCGGTGATTGGGTCATAGCTGTTGGTAATCCCTTTGGACTTAACGGAACTGTAACTTTCGGTGTAGTTTCTGCTAAGCATAGATCAGGAATAAATTTACCCGGTGGAACAATTTATCAAGATTTTATTCAAACTGACGCAGCTATAAATCCTGGAAACTCAGGAGGGCCACTTATAAATATGAAAGGAGAGGTAATCGGTGTAAATACCGCTATAACCTCTCCAACTCAAGGTAATGTTGGTATTGGCTTTGCAATACCTATTAACATTGCCAAAAATGTAGCTACTCAGCTTATTGAAAAGGGAGTTGTAAAAAGAGGTTATCTTGGAGTTAGGATTCAGGAGGTAACTCCAAGTATTGCTGAAAGGTATAAACTTAAAAAGCCAATGGGTGCCCTTGTAACCAGTGTAGAAAAGGGGACACCAGCTGAAAAGGCAAAAATAAAAGAGGGAGACATCATTATTGCCGTTGATGGAGAAGAGGTTACTAGTGCAGACGATCTAAGAGTTAAGATAGGTTCACGATATCCAGGTGATAAGGTTAAGATAAAACTGATAAGTAAGGAAGGGAAAGAAAGAGAGGTAACAGTAATTCTGGCGGAACTTGAAGAGGAAAAAATAATTGGAAGAGTTGAAGAGGAAAAAGAGGAAACTGAAACTGAGGGACTCTCCTGGTTTGGAATGAAGGTAGAAACACTGAGTGAGACTCTAAAGGAAAGGTATGGAATTGAGGAAAGTATGGGTGTAGTTGTCATTGATG
It encodes:
- a CDS encoding sulfite exporter TauE/SafE family protein, which encodes MIQNVVLLFIGIFAGILSGLFGIGGGLIIIPSLVLIFKMNQHLAQGISLGSLLLPVGILGFLEYMRNNNVNLKASLIIALGLFVGTYFGAFIANLIPTKKLSKLFAIFLMFVAVRLFFLK
- a CDS encoding zinc metalloprotease HtpX, giving the protein MTGLRFKLYLLLMIFFGLLYVVASLIGYAIGIKSFYFYLLMALFFTWVQYMIGPHIVELMMNVRYVDKTEEPWLHEVVEDLSRRANIPKPKIGIAEISLPNAFAFGRSLKDGRVCVTRGILKLLNKDELRAVLGHEISHLKNRDVMFITLLSVLPLVLYLIARNLIFIGMFERRDERSSGNLPLVLVGFLAFILYFITNLLVLYASRIREYFADTGSVSLGSRPIHLASALYKLSLGSARMDREEVRQYEGIKAFFLNDPSKALKEIKELREIDINLSGKIEEDELIALRNKKVKLSFADKLLELLSTHPNMLKRIKYLSELDRRIA
- a CDS encoding HypC/HybG/HupF family hydrogenase formation chaperone: MCLGIPGKIVNIYEKDGVRFAKVEFGGIKREVCLDLTPEAKEGDYVIVHVGFSIQILDQKEAEETLNTYREFLEKIEKNEVSL
- the hypD gene encoding hydrogenase formation protein HypD; translated protein: MKYLYEFRESEKVKLIIKSIEKICKSKWTIMEVCGSQTHSILSAGIDELLPSNITLVHGPGCPVCVTPREVIDKAIALSKMKGTIVFTYGDMLRVPGSRESLFRAKADGAKVKMVYSPFEALEFAKANPDKKVVFFGIGFETTAPCNATVILKARGLNLKNFFVLIAQFRVPPALEAILNDPFNKVQGFLAPGHVCTVMGIEEYLPISEKYNVPIVVTGFESFDISQGILILVSMLERKEKGVKIQYKRSCKPEGNLRAKEVINKVFKIGDLKWRGIGVIKNGGWVLKEEFLDMDANNLLKNYSEEIEEKKEGCIAALILQGKKKPFDCLLFGKECTPLNPLGAPMVSSEGACAAYYKYKR
- the hypE gene encoding hydrogenase expression/formation protein HypE translates to MRKIELAHGAGGILMREFIEKEIKERFKNEELSKLLDSAILENKSKRIAFTTDSYVVSPIFFPGGNIGELAVNGTVNDLVAVGAFPEFISLSLIIEEGFSFEDLEKILDSIKYASEKARVKVVTGDTKVIEKGKGDGIFINTSGIGFIPDDVDFGYHRIEEKDKLIINGPIGLHGFSILVARENINVEGNLKSDTAPLIDLWKALYENGIEVHFMRDPTRGGVQGVLNEIAKESGYDIILFEENLPITDEVRGLSEILGIDPLLMANEGKMIFFVKESDAEKALKILREYELGKESKIIGEVYKKGGSLKLLTSLKVVRILDMPYADPLPRIC
- a CDS encoding DUF1028 domain-containing protein; this translates as MGTLLSLIIYGTFSIVAMDPETEEFGVGVASKVLDVGYLVPWVEADVGAVATQALLNPYLGKWAIELLREGKRADEVLKIILERDTSPEDRQIGIVDRNGNSVSFTGKNTISWAGHKNDKYVAVQGNILIGPQVIDTMFKVFKNTVGLPLAERILLALEAGEAVGGDKRGKQSAAIYVVRRRGGYQGVNDKLVELKVVDHPEPLKELRRMYELWQYAFLATSYLRLSQEEKDKEEIFLKKAYLLLKKALEADLKNADVYNNLAWEFALMKKFPKETIEAAKKAHELSPEDPNIMDTLAEAYYAAGMYKEAIFWEKKALEKEPQNMFFKKQLEKFKRALEKSKK
- a CDS encoding energy transducer TonB, whose amino-acid sequence is MLKGFLLSFAFHILILAPYIFEKEKRKLYFPQTVFYIELREIESEAKIIEKKDEKSQVVEKLKEVSQKPKKAKKEKKSEERTHLPLRGGGKAKINLDLPYSYYFEVLLRKISENWHYSYSGNDTLRVTVYFSILKDGSLKDIRIEKTSGDIIFDQQAYRAVYLTKRVPPLPDEFNMEYLRVFLEFEVP
- a CDS encoding biopolymer transporter ExbD; this translates as MRRNYISEINITSLADVSITLLVIFLITSPLLQTGFEVNLPKSKKTEELKEEGITITLTKDKKIYLEEKEVTLEKLPFYLDVLSKKGKKNVFIKADKELNYGFVMEVVGEVKDKGFEKVGFILEKKR
- a CDS encoding MotA/TolQ/ExbB proton channel family protein yields the protein MTGLNLDIVVRGFKTASPFAKLILIILFFLSVLSWAIFFKKLIEFFILKWKTKKIIKKFNSFSFGDFIKTNPTYLNKESLPSLILKTVVEEIRSLENEKVKEHSISILFEKIEKIYKKEITKLEKYNVILATVTSVSPFLGLLGTVWGIMEAFLEIKRTGSAHISVLAPGIADALITTIAGLLVAIPSLVFYNYVTNEIVRYENLCNDFLSELRIKVKKYLLLNEKELHL